The genomic segment GTAATTCGTTTTAGTatctgtatagcagagcgacattcacttatccgcttttttttatattatgttaaatcaaaactaaatatgtattaagtatttaattttttttttaatttggcgTTATCACAATTGATGCATGTCGTAAATAAAACAACCTatctatacctattgtattactCGTATCATTCGTATCCACCTACACGTAACAAACATTTCATTTGTCAGACCGTTGTGCAGCCTCCTTCACTTTTGCCTGGCAAATGGGTAAAACATTTAACAtccgtaataaaaataatacgagaAAGCAAAATCTGTGTCACTTTAGAATAGTGAGATAAATATTTCactagaaaatgtataaaaagaggtatatctaaaaaaatgtgtgatcaCTAGAGAGAGATAGAGATTATACAACTACAcgtataatgttattgtaaGTGTTAACGATGTTAGTAGTAGAAACATTgcttagaattgttttttttttaatgcctaTCACttgaaaatatagataatatttttacctaaccactcaaaaaataatttctttaatatttaattaatatcttcatttttaaattgtatgtacctacctatatgtaattgCAATTTAATGTTTTGGATTAgagtatatattttctaataatatccaacacttatttaaatgtatttcattgcaatttatgttaacataaatatctgtttaaaactaataattaatctatcgttcaatgtaatataaaaatacaaaatgtgaaTATTTACTTGAGATTCGAAACCACTCATGGATATGTCTTTAGCCCAATAATGAGTATGAGCTATTTCTAATACTTGGAACGCAGATGCTAAACCACCTCCACATTGATTGCCAAAAGATACTTCTAATCCATGGATAATTGCTAGTAAGGCTTTAAGCATTCCTTTCCAAACAAATCTATTTATATACTGAAGGGAAGAAAATGCAATTttaacaccataataataaaatggaaatttattttattgaattaaattataccaatgaaataatttataacaaaatgttgTGAATTATTACCACGTCATCAATGTGATCACTTGGACTAATTTTATTATCCAATGTCCGGTTAAGTTTACTGACTACTAAATTCCGGTATCCCTCTTCttccattaattttttaaatctactGAGTTTCAGCCAACCTATTCCATCTCCATCAAGAATCTGTTTTGTCACCTAAGATTTACAACAATCaattagtttatacatttatttatcaattaaaaactattggtcGGTGCATCATACATCCTTTAGAAATGTTTCATTGTCCACGTGACTATTAGGTTTTACTGATTTTTTGTTCGGTATTTTTGATGTTTCACTTAGTTTTCTTGGATTTGAGTGACGAATCAAATTAGATTTTTCAACTAAATCGTTACGCCcggctgaaaaaaaatttgatattaaatataaatatattaatttttacttatgctatacagaaaaaaaaaaaaatatttaccttttgTCGGAAAAGGTCCAACGGCTGTACGTTCTTTAGTCTTAGTCACTGGCAACGTGAGCGAcgatttactatttttttgttgtttattaccacctaatacataatattaaatctcaTAATGTAGACAtccatatttactatttagtattttccgTGTaactgaaaaaatgtatatattttttctgcaAATGCTTACCAAATAAATCTGTAAACATGCTCGTTGTTTGATTTGCCAATCCATTTATATCAtttgatatatttgaaaaaaaatcttttgtgGCACCAGTTCCCATCGATGTTACTGAGGACTTTCTAACCTCAGAAACAGAACCGGTTGAAATTGGATTGGTTGGCGGACTGTTGTCATTTATTTCATCATCAAAACTCAGTTGCTGTAAGCTTAAAGACGTGGATTCACCCAATAATccaacctataaaataaatataaatttttaaatctatacaaatagatatacaatataatacgcaaattgttcatattataaagatacatataaatataagtgtagtataatatagtcttcTTCTTTTTTCCCTTCGCCTTCTCTCCCAACTGTTTGAGGTCGGCCACCCTGGTCCTCAATTTCCACTTACTACGATCCGTAGCATCCTCCTCACTAACACCAGTCATTCTCATATCGCACTCTATAACTTCAAATCATCTCTTTTTCCATCCATACTCATGTTCTTCGTCACTGAAACTGCCTCAGTTTTTTCTCTTCTTAAAACATGTCCTAGCCATCACGCATTTTGTCAACTATTGAAGCCACTCCTATACTACCTCTTATTTGCTCATTTCTTACTCTGTCCTCTCTCGTCACCCCAATTATCCACCTTAACATTCTCATCTCCACAACACCCATTTTTCTCACCACTGTTGAGCCCAACATCCCGATCCATACATCATCGCCGGCCTACTACTGTCTTATAAAATTTACCTTTTAACCTGATTGGGATTCTTCTATCGCATAAAACACCTGATGCTTCTCACCACTTCATCCATCCACACTTAATCCTATGCATAATATCTTCGTCAAAACCACCATCCTTTTGTAATACGGATCCTAGGTACTTGAAACTATCAAATTAATCCACTACCTCGCCCACCATATTCACTACATGCCTATTCTGAGTTTTACTTACATACAGTTTTACATCTACTCATTTTCAACCCATTACTTTCTAGTACTTCCCTCCATTCTTCCAGTCCATAGTTCACACTCTCTCCAACCAACACTACATCATGCGCAAACAGCACCATGGTACCTCACTTTGTGtactttttgtaattttgtctattattaaagaaaacaaGTAAGGACTCAGTGCTGAACCTTGATGCACACCAACTCCAATCCTAAAATCCTCAGTTTCGCCCACAAGGCTTTTAACCCTTGTGTTCGCTCTTTCATGCATGCctcaattatatttacatacgcCTTAGGCAAACCTTTCTTCATCAATGCCCATTTCAAAATTTCTCTAGGAACTTTGTTGTAGGCATTCTCTTgatcaataaaaatcatttataacttCCTTTTTTTCTCTATATAATTTTCCATCACTTGTCTTACACAAAATATCGGCTCCATTGTCGACTTGCCGGGCATAAAACTAAACTGATTCTTTGAAACTGATGTCTCACCTCTAATCCTTAAATAACCTTTTCCCAAATCTTCATAGTGTGATTCATAAGTTTTATTCCTCTATAGCTTCCACATTCCTGTACATCTCCTTTTTCTTTGAAAATTGGTATCACATAACTCTTTCTCCAAGAGTCTGAAATTTTTCCACCGACTAATAACCTGTTGAAGAATCTCTTCAACCAGTCTACTCCTAATCTCCCTAACACTTTCCAAGGTTCTACTGGTATTCCATCTGGACCTACTgcttttctatttttaatttttctaaccaCCCTTCACACTTCTTCTTCTCTTATTAAATTGACCATACTTAAGTTTAATTCGCATTGATCTATTCCCTCCCTCGAAAATTTctcatttaacaatttttttaaatactttttccaTCTATTCGTTATCTCATTGTCATGTGTTAACACCTTTTTATCTTCGTCTTTTATGCACCTTACATTTATAGTGCGTTTCATTATAACTGCGACTCGACGCTAACGCACTTCGTGGCGGTTTTGTCTCAAACCAGGGGTTTTCAAACTAGGAtcgaaaaaatgtgtaaaatattcgttatcaattttaaattttccgcGCAACTTTACACGCTATTTTTAGAAGCCCTAATGAAAAAACACCACGAGGCGCGTTAGCATCGAGTCGCAGTTACAATGAAACGCACTATAGTACATCTTTGGTTTATTTTCTCTACTCTTAGCTAGCCTGTACACTTTAATTTCCCCTTATCTTGTTCCTAATCTCTCATATAACTCAtcatatttatctaattttgcTTTACTTACTGATTTTTTTGCTGTcttacatacatttttgtacTCAACCCAATCCTCTCTCTTCCTAGATTTTTGCCAAACTTTAAACTGGGattttttctttgaattatGGCTTGCACTTCCTTTTCCCACCACCATGTTTGTTTATCTTCTGCCATTTTACCTCTGTTTTCACCTAATACTTCCTTAGCCACActtctaatattatttgaaacacTTTCCCACACTTCGTTTATACTCCCTTCTACATTCACTATACCAATCTCTCTCATCTTctgtttaaatactttttattctcACCATCTAAATCTTGCTTCCTTATTTACTTTTTCCCTTCTGGTCGCTCTCTTTTTGATGCACCAAATCTCCATAACCATAAGTCTATGCTGTGTTTTTACACTTTCTCCTGGAATTTCTTTGCAATCCTTATACTGTTTCGCATTACTTCTTCTCAccataaaataatctatttgaGACTTATTCCTTCCACTTTTATTTGGTAACATAATGTCCTTCTCTCTTTCTAAAATATGTGTTCACAATGGCCAAATCATACGCTGTAGCGAAATCAAGTACTTTCCCTCCTGCATAATTTTTGATACCAAATCCATACTCTCCATGTACTCTATCGTAGCCAGTTCTATCACAGCCTACATGACCATTCATATCAACACCAATCACAATCTCCTCCGCTCCTGGTATTCTCTGTATTACTTCATCCATCTCCCTCCATAACTCTTCTTTCTGACTTTCCTCAGATCCTATTTGTGGAGCATATGCACTAACTATATTCCATACCTTTTCTTCCACCATCACTTTCACTACAATTACTCCATCACTTATCCCGAAAACCTCTACTACTTTTCCTTTCATGttcttatctaatattattccTACACCAttccttatatttattttttctgaataaaatattttgtactcttCACCAATCTCCCTTGCTTTATCTCCCTTCCACTTTGTTTCTTGCACTCAATagacatttacatttttcctCCTCAGAACTTCGGCTAATTCTCTGGATCTACCTGTCAGTGTTCCTAAATTCCACGTACCATATCTCACTTCAAACCTATTCTTCATACTCAGGCATGGATCTACTTCCGAAATTTGTGATGCTTTCCCTACACCGCTTTTGGATAGACCCGCACATGTGACTGATGAAACGGCTACCGCACCCGTTGTCCGGCTGGTACTGGTCACCCCATCTCTTAGACTATCTACACACCCAACTATTACATTTCTTCTCACTTGTTTTCCCCACGCACATCCGAGATGGGAAAACATGCCTACACAATTTGTTGGACCTCTCATACAGATTTGACAAAAATTTTACACCAGCTGTCGACCTGACGCAACCTCATTTGTCGCCTTTTACGACAGGCTGAGGAGTCGTGGAAGTATTCTAACCCCCTTCCACAGGGGTATAGTATACTGTAGTAttactaagtaatatttatttatattagtacctatattatgtatactaaatattttcagAGTAGAActcaaaaagttaatataatttttaataggtattttacaagtataaacaatataataatataattgcgtCAGCCTGTCTCATATAACTACAGTCTACAAGTGAATGTGTCAAAATGATTATAACATTAAGAATTACGTTGATGTAGACTTAAATGTGTCTGATAGCACCACagacttattatatatataatctgcGCGTCCCCCATACCCTATTTTAGGTTGCCAAGTGACAAAATTGCTAGAAATATATTGTCAATACCCATGTAATATGAAGGAACCTGACTACCTAAGGTGTATgctattttttctaaaaatattgttatcatcgTGGTTGAActactctctctctctctctaacTCTCTTGCTATTAATGGTACATAAGTTAtatgctatatttttttaaacaatgtttGCCCCTAGACAGTTCTCTCTGTTATTAGTCCGTTTCTTTATAGGTCTATGCATAATCAAACAATGCTATTGAATTgaaagattaataaataatataagtaggtatagataggtacttaatggTCAATAAGAACTAAACAAATATAGCTCCTACCTTAAATCCTTTTTTGGACGCTACTTGTTTTGCACTTTTTGTGAGGTCACCGATTGTACTTTTTCCAACATATGTTAAATCATCAAAAGTATTTTTGCTGACACCAGCCGCTGTTTTACTGGCTTCAAATGCACTTTTACTAGCTTCATGTACAGATTTGGTGGCTTCGCCTGCAGCTTTTTTTGCTTGAGTGGTCAGTTTGTCTGCTACATGTGCTAGTATTCCTCCAGCTCCTTCTTGACTACTTTGCCTGGCTGTTTCTCTAACAAGTTCTTTTGCTTGAAAAGCAAAATGTTCCAATATTGAATTGTTTTGACTGGATTGTCTTGTCAACTGTTGGTGTAAGCTACTTAAACTTCCCTTTCTTGATGAGGGTGgactagatataatattttgttttttttctgtggCTGCCGGTAACGTTTGATAGAACTCAGatgactaaaatataaaaacaatatccggaaattaaaatgttgttttaattaatactaatattgttatttaataaatctctgtacaatttatttaataatataatgttaagtaTACGGTTTTAGTATCAACTTACTGTGGATGTTTGCGATGTAGGtctaaaattactattttgtttttgtgcTACAACTACATGGTTTAAAGCAGAATCACTACCACCTGTGCTATGTCTGCTTAGAAGAAGTTTGTTACCCGTAGTAGTTGCAGTCAACTGTGAAGGTGATTGTTGCAATTGGCTACATCTAACGATATCctacaatttgataaaaatatttgtggatatttatatttactacttgttttataaaatgtgcTTGATTTAGAATGTATTGTTTAGTTGTGAAAAGGAGGACGAGTTTATAAAGGTATGAAACATTAAGTCAttagaataaattatgataaaattataatatgtattctacGTATGTAATTTGACTATTTAAGCATGACAAGTTGAGCAtattcataaacattaaatttcaaCAAACGTGATATTCTATAGCTTGTGAAGTTGTATACTTTTGACAacgctataattattttattagttgcaTTGTCATAGGAAGATTGAACATTATACGTAGGTCAAGAAAATACAAAGTTTACtagctatacatatatatatatatattatgttgaaattgcttttactattttatttcaataactaCCAATTATTAGgaaatattccattttttttttaattgtgacattctaaaaactataataacagattaataacatacctaacaaaacaattttaatcagTGAAGTAACACCCGACCATCTTGAGGTTACTTGAGGCAGttttcaaatcaaattaaaaattaagggCAAACCAATATAGTTACAGATTATTTGACTAATAAACAAGAAACCTAGGTCTTAATAATGCTCTAAGAATGtatctgaataaataaatacctcgagtttttgtttttaagatcACCCCAATAATGGTAAGTAGGTGCAGTGTCAGATCTAGGAAATTTTACGCCCAGGGCTAATAAAAATGCAACGCCTTTACGTAAGTGCAGGTAGTTCGGGGTGTGTCGGGTgtcaacaaaaaatgtttaaatacaaatcaaaaagtatattttgatattacaaatatttttattgaaaccattgttttcatatatatacgTGTACGCGAAAACTGGGTACACTCTATCACTTACTTAAATTACTCAGTaccctataggtacctatacacatttaGAAATCTTTTAGTAGAAGATTGATGATCCAATAGTCTAGTTTAATGTCCCGCAACAGAATTCACAAATATGTATAGAGtatactctatatatatatacatggttTAGTACagaatatgtcaatattatacttgaactaATTAAATGCACATTACTCGAAAGTACTTGAAAGTATtcttataagaatataaaatatattaaaattataaaattcccCAACAAGATTATTCAAAGCGAACCTTTtcctattttcttatttttcaggATAGCTCTTTTTTTGtttctctaatttttaaaatatttagataatatgttatatccaccatttaaaaatagataaaatataataggttctGATAtcaaaaattacctttttaaaatgtatcaagtatatttttaagttttaagaaaaTGATATTGGACAAAACGTTCATTTTCCAGGAACGTccttttatgattaataaactGGAATAAGCGTcctttcaaaaaaaattcaatttttatccttcctgaataatattttcctgAATTAATACTTCCTGATGAAAATGAAGCGCCACCGTTGACACCGGTCATGGGTAGGTGGGTATAGATGATATAGgtaggtgatttttttttagataaccaATTTTGAGaaactaggtaggtatgcattttgtatataattggtgattttgttatagttaatgtttgtattgtgtaatattacaaaagtattaacattcaaattatctataaatataaataattgttgaataagaaattgaaataaaatgactataaacagtaggtaattaaatataaaataattacattttttttctacggaATACTTTTTATAAGTAAGTTACATTTTGTGAatcgaaatacattttttacaataaactatGCATCAACAATGCAatctcaataaattatttacttgctTAAATCCCTTGCTCTCATTTATGTGCTCAAATCGCCACTCTTAATTGATGTGCTGCTGCTTttactttcttgatttttaatcaagtaagtatgataattgaaatgaaaaaagtcggaattttgaaaacttcaagaatttgtgttaattaggaaaataataaaaatgtaactcagTAATGatgagtaggtaggtaagttaattaattataaatattcattaataagcttgtataaaatattaaaacacctacagaatatgatattatatatacagtgaagtgttatttattacaatatctgTCTACTTAAATTGTAGGTAACTTTACTGAGTAATTCTAGCCTAGATTATTATGTGAATTTATACAGATTAcaggttaattattttttagatatgaTACTCAAGAATAtcgattaaattataaatgattgattcttaaaaatgttgttttttatagttatgttCAAGCACTTGTTTATAGTATTAGGAATGTAATAgtttaactaaaaatacaaactattatgGATTCGGGTTTAAACATAGGCGAGCTCATGTCACTGTGGCTACTGGACGGCGAGGATCCGATAGATTTACTGCCGATTGATTCTATGGTCCCATCCTCATCTGGGCTATCATCTGACGCCATTGGGAATTGTAAAGTTATTGGAGGTTCATAAGCAGAGTGCACTCCTTGTACGATTGGTCCTATATTGAGTCTTGGactttctaaataaatatacaatttttgttattcgTATAAAGTTAAGGGAGTATTATATTagggatataatatttatgaattgtaataataaatacctattttcagaattttttcaCTAGTAACATTGACTTTGAAATCTTCGCGATAATTTGCTAATCTCTCGTCTTCACTGCTACTACTATCGCTACCGTCACTGTCGGACCGACGACTCCCATCAGCTATGTGAATACGAAATGAGTAATATTTgtctcttatatattataaattatctacgTATATATGTGTCAGTAATACTATTACCTAATGTCAAAGAGGGTCGGTTTGAATTTACATTGactttcattatattttgaatcgaACAATTTTCTTGCCAAACGGTAAATACAACAGGCTCTAAGGTATTCGCAAACCATTTAAGCTTATCGCCAATCATAGATGGGTCGTTTACGCCGGTTTGAATCCGTTGGAAGACCACGTTGTTCGGTGTCAATGCCCATTCGGCGAAATAATCAACTGCTTGTGTTCGAGACAGTTGACATGTGAAAAGCGACGGGTTTGGCCTGCTCTTCAGAAAagaattgatttgaaaaaataccACAGGTCTAGGGTAGAGCCTCAGAGTTCGTGAATGTTCTGTTAGGTTGGCCAATACGTCGCCGGACAAAAAGAAACGAACCATGGCCACCCTGATTGCAATATCCACCGAATCAATATCCACTGTGTTGTACGCTGAATTCGTCGACGTTTgtcttctaaaaaaaaagtgcaGTGTTTAAGactttagtaggtattaaatattaattggatcgaagaaaaaatacataggaaGTGCAATGGATACGACATTAACGACaaacaataccaaaaagtacctaatatttactccaatgatattttaattattgaaaaattggcAAAGGTCGTTATTATGGACAATATTGGCCAATGGATGTATTACAAACAATTAGTGTTTCTTTTTGGtgtagttacctacctacctacaaataatatattggcgtatacttaacatttttttaagattaccAATTTATAAGTCTGGttttactaagaaattattaaatcaacatattagaacaattttaaattatttgtttgctAACATTGTACAGCTGttgaataaaaagtattaacaaATGTGACCATTACATTACTTTAATCACATCAAAAATCTGATCTGAAAAGacttaattagaaaataatgttattgacAGAAAGTGTAGACAACCTGTACGAAAGGATCTATTTAGAAAATGTGATTTTCAAAgtaaatgtttttgattatgaaaataaaaactttaaaaatattcagtataatataagagtataatataattattaaagaattgATTTTGATAGCAGCTGCTCTTATAAGCATGTCTGCAGCTTAgacaacaaaaatcaaaattcactcaaatgaataaatattattattaccttattTCGTTTCCTCGATTTATACTGTTGTCAGTGTTTATGGCATTACTTCTTGATTGAAAGttttccatttttctttttgagATGTCTTCTCCTGTACTCGAAAATTCCATTGGAGGTCTCGTTGTTGACATAACTTCATTTTCCGGAAAACTACTTGTTGCTttactgttaatatttattCGCGAAAGTCCATTTAAAgcctattttaatacaaattaaataagaatgaattgttatattcacaattttatttgtttttatgataattacagatttcaaattatttttcaaagttaaagATTCAGACTTGGGTAACTGTGGTATAGCATCTTCTCGATTAACAACTATTGGCGgtgttattttattagaatcCAAATCTACTATCCAAACGTCTTTCGGAAATCTGAAACACAAAAGATTGTTTATTGTGATGTCAACACGTTCGTTAATAGATTATACCGAACTAACCGGAAATctctttttgttaaaaaaaaactggatgGAACTCCAACCACATAAGGCACGGGACTCTCGAATAGCTGAAAGTTACACAAACGGAGATttaatcatacaatttattatacaaatgcatattatatggaatattgaggctttttttttatttttataccatttccGATTTTGGTAGACTTGTAGGCAGCAATGGTATAACAGTAAACATATATTGCAAGGGATACATAAGGGCCACTAAAGCCATTACGGACATAGTGAGAGCATTATAATCCTTTGATTGGAAGACGACCTAAAGTTCATAGCAACATTAGTAAAATACACGGTAGTCGAATTAAcgattttagataatatacatattaagtaaaatataatgtattcacTCACTTTACtttctaataatatgatagttaatACGTAGAGGCACGTATCTACTCCCAACAACTCTAATGGTAAATGTAAAGGGAAATCAATCAGTGAAAATCTCGTGTGGTCGGGTAACGCGAAGGATAGTGGTAGCTGCCGCTCGTTTTGTGAAAACAAATAAACCTATAcgaatataaattacaacaattacagacataaatatatatttttcctaAACCAATTAAAGTGTAAATGGATCAACATAGATCAATTAATTGtcttagatataattatataagacaaatataaaaccaaataaaaaataaaaaaataaaagtttttgcaGATTATGTTTTGTACGTGTAAAGGGGTTAAATCCTAAACTAATTGAATGTTATAATTCCTATATGAatcagttatttataaatttaggaaaaatattataaaataatggtggtataaaattaaaatacattttaaattatacagtatTTATTCCGGGAATGTTACAATGTATGTATGATGACAGGTACTTGTAGATAAGCTCCGTtgaccaaaaatatttaaattttacacagACCGAagactaataaagtaataattattaacttataaatagtaattaatgaaACCACGATTGACCTAACCAGTAGATaataacctaaaaatatttgtagtttatttcaacattaaattgcaaaatattatttttttatttattcagttaaaaatCCGTATGATAGTTGTACAGATTTGTTCTTATCCATTTTATCTTACTTCCAGTTTCGTCTTCCCTGGAACAGGAACTGGAGTGCTGAGCAAACGCAATATCCACATTTCAAGTTCtttgataaattgtataattcttGGAGAATTTGCTTGAGTTAAAAATCCAGTCAATAAACTCCATATACATTCTTTTCtataaacaaaatcatttaaccgttcattataaaatagaaaattggaCATTCGTTAAGtgttattatgtaggtaccttttatGTCCTTCTTTTCTGctacgattaatttttttattgcaagaATCGATAAggctttttaaataaaacaaacatgtacgaaaacttgaaaataaagGATGATGAGAAAGAAGACACAACGATGTAAGAGAATATAAATCTTGAGATTCCTgaaatatacaacaaaattttaaaatttcttatggGTATGGCAactgtattaacatttatatactttaagttat from the Acyrthosiphon pisum isolate AL4f chromosome X, pea_aphid_22Mar2018_4r6ur, whole genome shotgun sequence genome contains:
- the LOC100169487 gene encoding MAP kinase-activating death domain protein isoform X1 — translated: MSESQFFCPRLIDYLAIVGAHPNSSKRSSLYELQNNGSNNDEYCGVSSTVSSNDENFYIQNPELLRRYPAEDHKDFILPETMSYFCQPEGCVSFKHSRSESNKVTSFVFTLTDKDTTRTRYGVCVNFYRRVGQCYTNNSKNININDEQSAKKPQSNHSSVFLRCHSTTSFGKSMSQDHPTDQSSDKVTKNLSSQPESQDLYSLTSLCLLSHHPLFSSFRTCLFYLKSLIDSCNKKINRSRKEGHKRKECIWSLLTGFLTQANSPRIIQFIKELEMWILRLLSTPVPVPGKTKLEVYLFSQNERQLPLSFALPDHTRFSLIDFPLHLPLELLGVDTCLYVLTIILLESKVVFQSKDYNALTMSVMALVALMYPLQYMFTVIPLLPTSLPKSEMLFESPVPYVVGVPSSFFLTKRDFRFPKDVWIVDLDSNKITPPIVVNREDAIPQLPKSESLTLKNNLKSALNGLSRININSKATSSFPENEVMSTTRPPMEFSSTGEDISKRKMENFQSRSNAINTDNSINRGNEIRRQTSTNSAYNTVDIDSVDIAIRVAMVRFFLSGDVLANLTEHSRTLRLYPRPVVFFQINSFLKSRPNPSLFTCQLSRTQAVDYFAEWALTPNNVVFQRIQTGVNDPSMIGDKLKWFANTLEPVVFTVWQENCSIQNIMKVNVNSNRPSLTLADGSRRSDSDGSDSSSSEDERLANYREDFKVNVTSEKILKIESPRLNIGPIVQGVHSAYEPPITLQFPMASDDSPDEDGTIESIGSKSIGSSPSSSHSDMSSPMFKPESIIDIVRCSQLQQSPSQLTATTTGNKLLLSRHSTGGSDSALNHVVVAQKQNSNFRPTSQTSTSSEFYQTLPAATEKKQNIISSPPSSRKGSLSSLHQQLTRQSSQNNSILEHFAFQAKELVRETARQSSQEGAGGILAHVADKLTTQAKKAAGEATKSVHEASKSAFEASKTAAGVSKNTFDDLTYVGKSTIGDLTKSAKQVASKKGFKVGLLGESTSLSLQQLSFDDEINDNSPPTNPISTGSVSEVRKSSVTSMGTGATKDFFSNISNDINGLANQTTSMFTDLFGGNKQQKNSKSSLTLPVTKTKERTAVGPFPTKAGRNDLVEKSNLIRHSNPRKLSETSKIPNKKSVKPNSHVDNETFLKDVTKQILDGDGIGWLKLSRFKKLMEEEGYRNLVVSKLNRTLDNKISPSDHIDDVYINRFVWKGMLKALLAIIHGLEVSFGNQCGGGLASAFQVLEIAHTHYWAKDISMSGFESQMSSPYSSRENVQSPLQSPSIAGSPMSSVYQTSRKSSQTSTSGLSECKNSGAGKFAHEFSLVDDGEESTSNPSLNETFNDLMNIENNKQEQISTNPFLENEGELSSIGPIVVSDESSCNSSTVLVNNPSFYLKRMTSNNSRNNASFFRSAVSDSELDNTGLFKTTNKNRTQSIWSSKSSLSAGFRYHGGNLLNTASGSPSPESGRTYLFEGILGKERSTIWNQLKFWEDVFIDAVSQERDMIGMDQGPVEMMERYKNLNQSERKRLEYDEDKLLSIMIYNLIAFMIMVNVPKESIMKIVRTLVGKSRVTNCYATEITSLMSQLSNLNGNDVDLKPSNSRQAHRQSFAVHCGDSTGELLFLEVRDDGLVLRSVSGVIVSRWWYERIVNMTYSPRSKIFCLWRTANGGQLQLNKYYTKKCKDLYARIKHSMEKAAERGQGIIPGVELGGEFPVKDMATGEGGILQVCMEGVGLLFADSKDFEFFVRLDHVRKCFTVQKKIFVLEEYNPKLKHIIQRQYESPMAGQICYAVLCVFSYIAAGHKRTISQTYKDKAQRKLSTYSAESSENKC